In Aspergillus luchuensis IFO 4308 DNA, chromosome 1, nearly complete sequence, the following are encoded in one genomic region:
- a CDS encoding uncharacterized protein (CAZy:CBM24;~COG:G;~EggNog:ENOG410PJGT;~InterPro:IPR005197;~go_function: GO:0016787 - hydrolase activity [Evidence IEA]): MPHDGWRLFLPFVIDMYKQNVTTVTQEGLVTWFRPQPIGACDGGNTTINTASQLEIEFEPASVLTDEIFFSALLGSSADISITVGGSPLSGVTWMHKPSGGVGIYHGRATYTGTGAVVVTISRNGETIAEVTEGSISATCNDGFQNWNAWVGSASSSNTVSAKPPSLSNDTCVEGTGTGNFAGLCEYSCQYGYCPVGACYCTKMGPAATLPNATNTIGYPAAGEDANYSGLCSFDCNYGYCPDGACGTVDVPLSTPTSSPFTPSACVAGEGEGGLAGLCSYACNYGYCPINSCTCTAEGVLIDAPAANSSLTGVPADNVDYNKYHGLCDFACSRGYCPEGACVLSSNAGSSSSSVGHDSGSSSSSTSNATVVYIDSGVWLNPDASCEMPCTMVLPDITLTTTTTITRPPYTTTVEVQWTTTSVVTQDDGDISTVTRTSKVAESTVVSLPLITTTGFPVSNLVLHTGGTYLPTPRLPPTTVTIDDDPNPLDEPGVTHTPRNRTIIIPPYPWDTSVYGSSSSSDDDLVLPKPPSIVITDGPTSPKCPGKCSGTVCNDLFCNCSWDCPHTGYSYDSDTSSGTNSDGDGDTNGDGSDGDSGSSSGSSTNKPGSDNNGDDTSSSGSSSGSSVNNGPDPNAGNDDTNEKTNRDGDFNLMYPANRH; encoded by the coding sequence ATGCCTCACGATGGCTGGCGTTTGTTCCTGCCATTTGTGATCGACATGTACAAACAAAACGTCACCACCGTCACTCAGGAGGGACTGGTGACATGGTTCCGACCACAGCCTATCGGGGCCTGTGATGGCGGCAATACAACGATTAACACTGCGAGCCAGCTTGAGATAGAATTCGAGCCTGCCAGTGTACTGACCGATGAGATCTTTTTCTCTGCCCTCCTCGGATCCAGTGCCGACATCTCCATCACTGTTGGTGGCAGCCCCTTGAGCGGAGTAACATGGATGCACAAGCCCAGTGGTGGAGTGGGCATCTACCATGGCAGAGCAACTTATACTGGCACAGGCGCCGTCGTGGTGACCATCAGTCGCAACGGTGAAACCATTGCCGAGGTCACTGAAGGTTCCATCTCCGCCACATGTAATGACGGCTTTCAAAATTGGAACGCGTGGGTTGGAAGTGCCTCCTCTAGCAATACTGTCTCGGCCAaacctccctccctctccaatgACACTTGTGTCGAAGGCACGGGTACTGGTAATTTTGCCGGACTATGCGAATACTCATGTCAATACGGCTACTGCCCCGTCGGCGCCTGTTACTGTACCAAAATGGGCCCTGCTGCCACCCTTCCCAACGCTACAAACACCATCGGATACCCTGCGGCTGGCGAGGATGCCAATTATAGTGGCTTGTGTAGCTTCGACTGCAATTACGGGTACTGTCCTGACGGTGCGTGCGGCACAGTTGACGTGCCCTTGTCTACTCCCACCAGCTCacccttcaccccctccgcTTGTGTGgcaggtgaaggagagggtGGCTTGGCTGGCTTGTGTTCGTATGCTTGCAATTATGGCTACTGCCCCATCAACTCGTGCACGTGTACAGCAGAGGGTGTCTTAATTGACGCCCCGGCGGCAAATTCCAGTCTTACGGGGGTACCCGCAGATAATGTTGACTACAACAAGTACCATGGACTGTGCGATTTTGCCTGCAGTCGAGGATACTGCCCAGAGGGAGCCTGTGTTCTGTCCTCTAATGCAGGATCTAGCTCCTCTAGTGTGGGCCATGATTcgggctcctcttcctcaagtACATCGAATGCGACCGTGGTCTACATCGATTCCGGCGTGTGGCTCAATCCAGATGCCTCGTGCGAGATGCCTTGCACCATGGTGCTGCCCGACATTACTCTCACGACGACCACGACTATCACGCGGCCTCCGTATACGACAACAGTGGAAGTCCAGTGGACAACCACCAGTGTGGTGACTCAGGACGACGGCGATATTTCCACTGTCACCAGAACCAGCAAGGTGGCTGAATCTACCGTGGTCTCCCTTCCTcttatcaccaccaccggcttTCCGGTTTCGAACTTGGTACTTCACACGGGTGGTACTTACCTCCCCACGCCGCGACTCCCTCCAACGACGGTGACAATTGACGATGACCCTAACCCCCTTGACGAGCCTGGTGTCACCCATACTCCCAGGAATCGCACGATAATCATCCCCCCATATCCCTGGGATACCTCCGTGTATGGCAGCAGCTCAAGTAGCGACGATGATCTCGTCCTTCCTAAGCCTCCATCGATCGTTATCACCGACGGGCCTACCAGTCCTAAGTGCCCAGGTAAATGCAGCGGCACAGTATGCAACGATCTTTTCTGTAACTGCTCCTGGGACTGTCCGCATACAGGCTACTCTTACGATAGCGATACCAGCTCGGGGACGAACAGCGACGGCGACGGCGACACCAACGGCGACGGCTCCGATGGTGATTCCGGGAGCTCCTCTGGCAGTAGCACAAACAAGCCAGGATCTGATAACAACGGTGATGACACCAGTAGCTCGGGCTCTTCCAGTGGCAGCAGTGTTAACAATGGCCCGGACCCCAACGCGGGCAACGACGACACAAACGAAAAAACAAACCGCGACGGAGACTTCAACCTCATGTACCCGGCAAACCGTCACTGA
- a CDS encoding uncharacterized protein (COG:S;~EggNog:ENOG410PY1P;~SECRETED:SignalP(1-16)) translates to MASIRLLLACLPLALATITVLDPSDYADLAADATDNTLEADYTTDNGGPQYLLYNITGPYYYSDEDGEIDHQTLTVDANDTSILVVTEGSAVNVSYTDVIKKGYSTWLNQASFFGVNAAINVANASTAYIDHSNITVHNGAANIYAYGTGTTVYVSNTDLYSSGPVSHGLYAAGNGTVYASNLRHYSGGKRSSSFSGDSPGGYIYVTDAIAHTAGVGSAIFYTLGDSYGKDVVGKSENGPSLFSDGAQSSVFENVDFTAGLLAGTVMFSSSTRSSGASLSFSNSRLTTLGEDMAALWFGNLIASATLHATELNTTSGILVIANASQITQSFDHFVGWEENSSIQPAQATVTVTESTLSGDIVAYNGSSISWSLAEYSSWTGTASTGRGTAYLAVALDKTSTWTLTKNVYLQNFTNADTTNSNIASQGYSIYYNASSSANAWIKSANTTLPGGGSLQSY, encoded by the coding sequence ATGGCATCTATTCGACTTCTGTTGGCCTGCCTGCCGCTGGCCTTAGCCACAATCACCGTTTTGGATCCCAGCGACTACGCTGATCTGGCTGCCGACGCAACCGATAATACCTTGGAAGCCGACTACACCACGGACAATGGCGGGCCACAATACCTTCTGTACAATATCACAGGCCCCTACTACTATAgcgacgaggatggcgaaATTGACCACCAAACCTTGACGGTGGATGCGAACGATACCAGCATTCTCGTCGTGACAGAAGGATCGGCAGTTAATGTGTCGTATACTGATGTCATCAAGAAAGGCTACTCAACCTGGCTCAATCAGGCCAGTTTCTTTGGGGTCAATGCGGCCATCAATGTAGCCAACGCCTCGACAGCCTACATTGACCACAGCAACATCACCGTTCACAATGGTGCGGCCAACATCTATGCCTATGGGACCGGGACCACCGTGTACGTGAGCAACACCGACCTGTACAGTTCTGGTCCGGTGTCCCACGGTCTCTATGCGGCCGGCAACGGGACCGTCTATGCCTCCAATCTGCGACACTATTCAGGCGGGAAacgctcatcctccttctcgggTGACAGCCCCGGCGGGTACATCTATGTCACCGATGCCATCGCTCACACAGCCGGGGTTGGCAGCGCCATCTTCTACACTCTTGGTGACAGCTATGGCAAAGATGTTGTTGGAAAGTCCGAGAATGGACCGAGCCTTTTCTCTGACGGAGCGCAAAGCTCTGTCTTCGAAAACGTCGATTTCACCGCTGGCCTTCTGGCAGGGACGGTCATGTTCTCGTCCTCTACGCGCAGCAGCGGGGCATCCCTGTCATTCTCGAACTCCCGACTCACTACACTGGGAGAGGATATGGCAGCGCTATGGTTTGGGAATCTGATTGCATCAGCCACGCTGCATGCGACCGAGCTGAATACCACGTCAGGTATTCTCGTGATTGCCAACGCCTCCCAGATCACTCAATCCTTCGATCACTTCGTCGGCTGGGAAGAGAATTCGAGCATTCAGCCTGCGCAAGCTACAGTGACGGTCACTGAGTCCACACTGAGCGGCGACATCGTGGCCTACAACGGCAGTTCCATCTCTTGGAGCCTGGCTGAATACTCGAGCTGGACGGGAACGGCCTCCACCGGCCGAGGGACTGCATACCTGGCAGTGGCACTCGACAAGACGTCCACCTGGACGCTGACGAAGAATGTCTATCTCCAGAACTTCACCAATGCCGAtaccaccaacagcaacatTGCGAGTCAGGGATACAGTATCTATTACAatgcctcctcctctgcgAATGCGTGGATCAAGTCCGCAAACACAACCCTCCCTGGTGGTGGGAGTCTGCAATCGTATTAG
- a CDS encoding putative MFS transporter (COG:G;~EggNog:ENOG410QDWX;~InterPro:IPR020846,IPR011701,IPR036259;~PFAM:PF07690,PF00083;~TransMembrane:12 (i62-80o100-118i130-148o160-182i189-212o218-238i303-328o340-367i388-409o415-439i451-469o481-503i);~go_function: GO:0022857 - transmembrane transporter activity [Evidence IEA];~go_process: GO:0055085 - transmembrane transport [Evidence IEA]), which produces MEIRDPKSSVGTVQKIMDEDNHPHRSLGHVRLRHHETNEVILVPTPSDDPNDPLRWSTSYKIYIAILVSLAMVMCNFMSAGPTVAMVDVAADFNSSVSRAAYFFNNSALLQGVSNLIWVPLLNKYGRRPIYISAYLLYFFMILGAGLAKIYAGELTTRTILGVGAGAGECLAPVTIADVFYLHQRGYGMAIYNSALSAGVSFGIIISGLVTINHSWRVIYWVGCGLVGALWIVVVFFFPETAFRRTDNADDVYNTQKHAEHVESRGEERLSRRQSYLQSLRFWSGHTYTDESLWRMFIRPFGLILLPPIFWATIVMSVTIGFLVAVTSNFATAFSETYGFAAWQSGLCFIAGMLGCFFGTFAGGPFSDWVADYLTKRNGGIREPEMRLPAIIPSVIAAPLALLLYGFGIDRAWHWIVPTIGLGLLSFAISQGTNVSFVYCVDAYRPVAGEVAVTQLAFKSCFGFLLSFYTNPWIAESGYAAAFGAMAGISGGCLLFFIPLYLWGRHIRMASMKWPFVQFVFWKDDREVGE; this is translated from the exons ATGGAGATCAGAGACCCTAAATCCTCGGTTGGGACGGTGCAGAAAATTATGGATGAGGAtaaccatcctcatcgttcGTTGGGCCATGTTCGCCTGCGCCATCATGAAACCAACGAGGTTATTCTGGTCCCTACTCCGTCGGATGACCCAAACGATCCACTACGATG GTCTACCTCGTACAAGATCTACATTGCCATTCTTGTCTCtctggccatggtgatgTGCAACTTCATGTCCGCCGGTCCGACCGTCGCCATGGTGGATGTCGCGGCCGATTTCAACTCGAGTGTGTCTCGCGCAGCCTACTTTTTCAACAACAGTGCTCTGCTGCAGGGCGTCTCCAACTTGATCTGGGTTCCACTCCTCAATAAGTATGGTCGGCGGCCCATCTACATATCAGCATACCTGCTCTATTTCTTCATGATTCTGGGAGCCGGGTTGGCAAAGATCTATGCCGGTGAGCTTACCACCCGTACCATCCTGGGTGTCGGTGCAGGGGCAGGAGAGTGTCTGGCCCCAGTCACCATTGCCGATGTCTTCTATCTCCATCAGCGCGGTTATGGCATGGC AATCTATAACTCCGCTTTGAGCGCGGGTGTCTCCTtcggcatcatcatctctggcCTGGTGACGATCAATCACTCCTGGCGTGTGATATACTGGGTCGGCTGCGGACTTGTCGGTGCTCTGTGGATTGtggttgtcttcttcttccccgagaCCGCCTTTCGTCGAACAGATAATGCGGATGATGTTTACAACACGCAGAAGCATGCCGAGCATGTCGAGTCccggggagaagagagacttTCCCGCAGACAGAGCTATCTGCAGAGTCTGCGCTTTTGGTCCGGTCACACATACACAGACGAATCCCTATGGCGGATGTTCATCCGACCTTTCGGTCTCATTCTGCTGCCTCCGATCTTCTGGGCGACCATCGTCATGTCCGTCACAATCGGCTTCCTCGTGGCGGTCACATCAAACTTTGCCACTGCTTTTAGCGAAACGTATGGGTTTGCTGCCTGGCAGAGTGGATTATGCTTCATTGCCGGCATGCTGGGCTGTTTCTTCGGTACCTTTGCGGGAGGGCCCTTTTCTGACTGGGTGGCCGATTATCTCACCAAGCGCAACGGTGGTATTCGAGAGCCGGAAATGCGTCTACCCGCTATTATTCCTAGTGTGATCGCCGCTCCATTGGCGCTGCTTCTGTATGGCTTTGGCATCGATCGCGCCTGGCACTGGATTGTGCCAACGATTGGTCTTGGTTTAT TATCATTTGCCATCAGTCAAGGGACAAATGTCTCGTTCGTGTATTGTGTTGACGCTTACCGACCGGTGGCTGGTGAAGTCGCCGTCACTCAGCTGGCTTTCAAAT CTTGCTTTGGGTTCCTGCTATCTTTCTACACCAACCCCTGGATCGCCGAATCTGGCTATGCGGCCGCCTTTGGCGCCATGGCGGGCATCTCGGGGGGCTGTCTGCTGTTCTTCATCCCGTTGTATTTGTGGGGACGGCATATTCGCATGGCATCGATGAAGTGGCCCTTTGTTCAATTTGTGTTCTGGAAGGATGATCGGGAGGTGGGAGAGTAA
- a CDS encoding DUF4267 domain-containing protein (COG:S;~EggNog:ENOG410PYG3;~InterPro:IPR025363;~PFAM:PF14087;~SECRETED:SignalP(1-23);~TransMembrane:2 (n9-20c25/26o87-108i120-137o)) produces the protein MTTFSPLPAYILGSLTLALGCHALARPGPEYPRFGLPFEPAASSASTHGNKRTPPPGAVSPLMYIKGIRETSYGLTLLALQYYGQETAVTIFAGVCALVGLADGFVVWANGGEALKTKAFGHWITCVGFGAWAWWRACA, from the coding sequence ATGACCACCTTCAGTCCTCTCCCGGCCTACATCCTGGGTAGCCTGACTCTCGCCCTGGGCTGCCATGCGCTGGCTCGCCCTGGCCCCGAGTATCCGCGTTTCGGCTTGCCCTTCGAACCCGCcgcttcttccgcttcgaCCCATGGCAACAAACGCACCCCTCCACCCGGCGCAGTTTCTCCCCTCATGTACATCAAGGGCATTCGCGAGACGAGCTACGGTCTGACACTGCTTGCTTTGCAGTACTACGGTCAGGAAACTGCCGTTACCATCTTCGCCGGCGTTTGCGCGCTGGTTGGACTTGCCGATGGATTCGTTGTCTGGGCGAATGGGGGCGAGGCGCTCAAGACCAAGGCCTTTGGACACTGGATTACATGTGTGGGATTTGGGGCGTGGGCCTGGTGGAGGGCTTGTGCGTAG
- a CDS encoding Hsp20/alpha crystallin family protein (COG:O;~EggNog:ENOG410PR7B;~InterPro:IPR008978,IPR031107,IPR002068;~PFAM:PF00011), whose product MANIRDLNQLPPYWEVVASMEEPSFAHPFFAGHNHNHMPHGEHFAGAGDFDLPHRGRHGPHHRRHRRGEPVTEDEEPTQTETAEDDEPSSSSSDEENHDEPRKCKRHGRHGGFHAKGGKGRHGPGRHGRGPWGKFDHPPHPGAFGAWGADFQEPHAGFGPHGGFGHGPHGRFGPYGGRHMRGGFKHGGRGGPHRGFGPFGFKEFGHHRHGKHHKRGDFFHPEVDVFDTTEAFIVHVSLPGAKKEAVEVKWDPKKFELNVSGTIERPGDEELLKTLALDERRVGTLDRQVRLGSVFQPVEVHVEGITAEMENGVLIIKLPKVETDVVMVTRVNVQ is encoded by the coding sequence ATGGCCAACATCCGTGATCTCAATCAACTCCCTCCCTATTGGGAAGTCGTCGCCAGCATGGAAGAACCAAGCTTTGCTCACCCCTTCTTCGCCGgtcacaaccacaaccacatgCCACATGGCGAACActttgctggtgctggagacTTTGATCTGCCCCATCGCGGCCGCCATGgccctcaccaccgccgccaccgccgcggAGAGCCTGTGACTGAAGACGAAGAACCTACCCAGACCGAGACTGCCGAAGATGACgaaccctcctcttcctcctccgacGAGGAAAACCATGATGAGCCCCGGAAATGCAAGCGTCACGGTCGCCACGGTGGTTTCCACGCCAAAGGCGGCAAGGGCCGTCATGGACCTGGTCGCCACGGGCGCGGTCCATGGGGAAAATTTGaccacccccctcatcccgGAGCATTTGGAGCTTGGGGGGCTGATTTTCAAGAACCCCACGCAGGATTTGGCCCCCATGGCGGCTTCGGCCATGGGCCGCATGGTCGGTTTGGACCCTACGGGGGTCGACACATGCGCGGTGGCTTCAAGCATGGTGGTCGCGGCGGACCGCACCGTGGCTTTGGCCCATTTGGATTTAAGGAGTtcggccatcatcgtcacgGTAAGCATCACAAGCGCGGCGACTTTTTCCACCCCGAGGTGGATGTATTCGACACTACCGAGGCCTTTATAGTGCATGTTTCGCTGCCCGgggcgaagaaggaggcgGTGGAAGTAAAGTGGGACCCGAAGAAGTTCGAGCTGAATGTCAGCGGAACGATTGAGCGCCCTGGCGATGAGGAATTGCTGAAGACATTGGCCTTGGATGAACGTCGCGTGGGGACTCTCGATCGCCAGGTGCGGTTGGGCAGTGTGTTCCAGCCCGTGGAGGTGCATGTCGAAGGCATCACGGCTGAGATGGAAAACGGAGTGTTGATCATCAAGTTGCCCAAGGTGGAGACGgatgtggtgatggtgacgCGTGTGAATGTGCAGTGA
- a CDS encoding uncharacterized protein (COG:J;~EggNog:ENOG410PKI1;~InterPro:IPR023631,IPR036928;~PFAM:PF01425): MDEWNVLTATATQLSQLLYRGDTTSVDIVKAYLAQIDRHNRAGLNLHAIISVNAEAALAQAAARDDERSQGKTRSPLHGIPIIIKDAIITSESLGLPTTVGAAAFKDTYGRKNACIIDILLDHGVIILAKASLTEFCGLKATCMTAGWSAVNGQTQSAYIKGGFRSDDLFIGRSGPGGSSSGSAVGVSAGFVPLSLGTETSGSVCMPANRAGLYSITATRGSVPMDGIFRLSKDFDKLGAMAKCPEDLGLLMPLLNGTRLVSAKWSDVSIGFVDPIVWDAFGFQKTQDKYVESQILDGYEWARAQITLRGARVVYPVDLPTMEGLRFEGKSVNYTVAFHEFPRLFEEYCSLLVVPKVTSVPELIHYNGEHASSAMPQPHTDQNDLEETLKSTLTEEKATAAKAYAQHLAGPDGIDATLRENHINLIIGPGDCAICAVAALAGYPTAVAPLDRLEGPGGLGQPQGLMLITSAGGEAQILAFMQLWKQVVGDWKVPSLLL, from the exons atggatgaatggaatgTCCTAACTGCAACGGCAACGCAGCTTAGCCAGTTGCTGTATCGGGGCGACACTACTAGTGTGGATATCGTCAAGGCCTACCTCGCTCAAATCGACCGGCACAATAGAGCTGGCCTGAACCTGCATGCAATAATCTCCGTCAATGCCGAAGCTGCTCTTGCTCAAGCAGCAGCCCGCGACGACGAAAGATCGCAGGGCAAGACCCGCAGTCCACTTCATGGAATTCCGATTATCATAAAAGATGCGATCATCACGTCCGAGTCCCTAGGTTTACCTACCACGGTCGGCGCCGCTGCGTTCAAAGACACATATGGACGGAAGAACGCATGCATCATAGATATACTCCTAGACCACGGCGtgatcatcctcgccaaagCCAGTCTAACGGAATTCTGCGGCCTGAAGGCGACGTGCATGACCGCCGGTTGGTCAGCAGTAAATGGACAAACTCAGTCAGCTTATATCAAGGGTGGTTTTCGATCGGACGATCTGTTTATCGGTCGCTCTGGACCGGGAGGCTCCTCGTCCGGGTCTGCAGTGGGGGTTTCAGCCGGCTTTGTGCCGTTATCGCTGGGGACGGAAACTTCGGGTTCAGTCTGCATGCCGGCAAATCGGGCGGGATTGTACTCTATCACTGCCACTCGCGGGAGTGTCCCAATGGACGGAATTTTTCGCTTAAGCAAAGACTTTGATAAGTTGGGTGCTATGGCCAAGTGTCCCGAAGACCTGGGTCTGTTGATGCCACTGCTCAATGGCACGCGCTTGGTGTCTGCAAAGTGGAGCGACGTCTCGATCGGATTTGTCGATCCAATTGTATGGGATGCGTTTGGATTCCAAAAGACCCAGGACAAATATGTGGAAAGTCAAATT CTCGATGGGTACGAATGGGCAAGAGCGCAAATAACTCTCCGAGGAGCCCGGGTTGTCTACCCCGTAGATTTGCCGACAATGGAGGGCCTTCGCTTTGAAGGCAAAAGCGTAAACTATACAGTTGCAT TTCATGAATTTCCAAGGCTATTTGAAGAGTATTGCTCGCTTCTAGTTGTCCCCAAGGTCACATCAGTTCCAGAATTGATCCACTACAACGGAGAACATGCATCTTCTGCCATGCCGCAGC CACATACAGATCAAAATGACCTCGAGGAGACCCTCAAATCAACATtgacagaagagaaagctaCGGCAGCCAAGGCCTATGCTCAACACTTGGCCGGTCCCGACGGCATCGATGCGACACTGCGGGAAAATCATATTAACCTGATAATTGGGCCAGGTGATTGTGCAATTTGTGCAGTGGCGGCTCTTGCAGGCTATCCCACTGCCGTGGCTCCACTTGATCGCTTGGAAGGTCCTGGTGGGCTGGGCCAGCCTCAGGGGCTAATGCTGATAACCAGTGCGGGTGGTGAAGCACAGATTTTGGCATTCATGCAGTTGTGGAAACAGGTTGTGGGTGATTGGAAAGTCCCCTCTTTACTGCTCTAA
- a CDS encoding uncharacterized protein (COG:S;~EggNog:ENOG410Q1TK;~TransMembrane:6 (o20-44i56-74o96-120i132-153o173-195i207-229o)) — MAETEAPFETLSDDNHGPLITLVSVALLIVAIIFVAAKLCSVLYFKQRRSAVHTPVWLALALLVVEVIVIQKGVDSGIGRHIDSLSDTAIQTASKYLYAAQLLHVIVLSLSEISTTLLVWKLTPHRGIRQTCRITVGLVAAWTIFAVFGIAFQCKMPDPWLYSSSHCVGKGSILYPISIIHIITELVIVVIPFFMMRNVQLTLTTRVKILAAFSARIIVVALAIAYLALLPSYLLSTDITWTVVNPMICQQAMTCSTVTIVCLPTLYHIFAGLHSGLITTRLPDEVELKHTHPYGHNSTPGSHGSKGKGPTELATIDSVVSVKRKSTIKRSSFSDSTKRLTDGEKGGGVLMTVDITVEVEDR; from the exons ATGGCTGAGACCGAAGCTCCCTTCGAGACACTCTCAGATGACAATCATGGGCCACTCATAACTCTCGTATCTGTTGCACTTTTGATTGTGGCCATTATCTTTGTGGCAGCAAAGCTATGCTCGGTGCTCTACTTCAAACAGCGTCGGTCTGCTGTCCATACACCCGTATGGCTAGCTCTG GCGCTACTAGTTGTCGAGGTGATAGTGATACAAAAAGGGGTTGACAGTGGGATAGGTCGACATATTGACAGTCTTAGTGACACAGCCATCCAGACAGCTAGCAAG TACCTCTACGCtgcgcagcttctccatgtCATTGTCCTCTCATTATCCGAAATTTCTACCACGCTGCTCGTCTGGAAATTGACTCCCCATCGCGGCATCCGCCAGACTTGTCGCATCACCGTCGGCCTTGTAGCGGCCTGGACCATTTTCGCCGTCTTTGGGATTGCATTCCAATGCAAGATGCCTGACCCGTGGCTCTATAGCTCCTCTCACTGTGTTGGGAAG GGCTCGATTCTCTATCCTATCTCGATAATACACATAATAACAGAACTTGTCATCGTGGTCATTCCATTCTTTATGATGCGCAATGTCCAATTGACACTCACGACAAGGGTGAAGATTCTAGCTGCTTTCTCAGCACGCATAAT TGTAGTAGCACTGGCCATTGCATACCTTGCCCTTCTACCATCATACCTTCTTTCGACTGATATAACAT GGACCGTCGTTAATCCCATGATCTGCCAACAAGCCATGACTTGCTCAACCGTCACCATCGTCTGCCTACCAACGCTGTACCATATTTTTGCGGGCTTACATTCCGGCCTAATCACCACCAGACTGCCCGATGAGGTCGAGCTGAAACATACTCATCCATACGGACATAATTCTACACCTGGAAGTCATGGAAGTAAAGGGAAAGGGCCCACAGAATTGGCGACGATTGACTCGGTTGTGTCtgtgaagaggaagtcgaCCATCAAAAGGTCAAGCTTCAGTGATAGCACGAAGCGTTTGACtgatggagagaagggggGCGGAGTGTTAATGACGGTTGACATTACAGTGGAGGTAGAGGATCGATAG